A single genomic interval of Verrucomicrobiota bacterium harbors:
- a CDS encoding response regulator — translation METKKRQHILIVDDEESIRTVLAKFLGSKGFDTTTAESVQAAQQVLSTKSFDLVVLDVQFPDGDGLDFLEEIHQQLPELPVIILTGLGFREDLLQRAKALGAKGFVSKTLPVHQMFMEVRHALKIR, via the coding sequence ATGGAAACAAAAAAACGGCAGCACATATTGATCGTTGACGATGAGGAATCCATCCGCACGGTTCTCGCGAAATTCCTCGGGAGTAAAGGATTTGACACCACAACTGCGGAGAGTGTGCAAGCCGCACAGCAAGTGTTGAGCACCAAGTCCTTTGATCTGGTGGTGTTGGACGTCCAATTCCCGGATGGCGACGGTCTGGACTTTCTGGAGGAAATCCACCAGCAACTTCCCGAATTGCCGGTAATCATTTTGACGGGCTTGGGCTTTCGGGAAGACCTACTGCAAAGAGCCAAGGCATTGGGGGCCAAGGGTTTTGTCAGCAAAACATTGCCGGTCCACCAAATGTTTATGGAAGTGCGCCATGCGCTGAAAATCCGGTAA